One genomic window of Motacilla alba alba isolate MOTALB_02 chromosome 1, Motacilla_alba_V1.0_pri, whole genome shotgun sequence includes the following:
- the LOC119704918 gene encoding olfactory marker protein, whose product MAAGAGMLELPFTCDEQLTRRMRLRFQSLQQRNMRPQDGEKLLHPNEHIYRVDFLQQHQLHFLRWNVQLERPGKVTVTGTSQHWTPDLTHLMNRQLLEPVGIFWKKPGAEEVECNEADAQEFGERIAELAQIRKVMYFLLTFTGGLEPAQLKGSIVFKA is encoded by the coding sequence atggcagctggggcagggatgctTGAGCTGCCCTTCACCTGCGACGAGCAGCTCACCCGGCGCATGCGGCTGCGgttccagagcctgcagcaaaGAAACATGAGGCCCCAGGatggggagaagctgctgcatcCCAATGAGCACATCTACCGAGTGgatttcctccagcagcaccaactGCACTTCCTCCGCTGGAACGTGCAGCTGGAGAGACCTGGGAAGGTCACGGTGACTGGCACCTCCCAGCACTGGACTCCTGATCTCACCCACCTGATGAAccggcagctgctggagccggTGGGCATCTTCTGGAAGAAGCCAGGGGCTGAGGAGGTGGAGTGCAATGAGGCAGATGCCCAGGAGTTTGGGGAGCGGATAGCAGAATTAGCCCAGATCCGCAAGGTGATGTATTTTCTCCTCACTTTCACTGGCGGCCTCGAACCAGCTCAGCTGAAAGGCTCCATTGTTTTTAAAGCCTGA